ttacctacactgcttccccaaaacgtggtcttaggtttaatgctaataaccgagcccagtggcccaggtcagcctagatttggggggggggcaccactctgtttgcgcatgcccacagagagggctctgagtgccacctctggcacctgtgccataggttcgccaccactgtaatagaagatggggactacacctttgagggtccataatttaggaccccctaaaccaaacttcaccaaacctgggtggtatcattaggagagtctcctaaagataccctgaaagtttggtgcttctagcttaacaattgcacccctgacagcaggcacccccctaatttccccaaattttctttttaaatccacccccttcggcatggatttaaagggagaatctgaggtcctcagtttagaacaagaagagtttggatttatatcccccctttctctcctgtaggagactcaaaggagcttacaatcttcttgcccttcctccctcacaacaagcaccctgtgaggtgggtggggctgagagatctccgaaaagctgtgactagtccaaggtcacccagctggcatgtgtgggagtgcacaggctaatctgaattacccagataagcctccacaggtcaagcagcagagcggagaatcaaacccggttcctccagattagaatgcacctgctcttaaccactacgccacattgaaagtgatgctgtttcagggtgggggataatccaccccaaaacagcatcactttcaatgttgttgaactggagaccccagattctccctttaaggtggattaaaaaggagaatttgggctctctagtttaaacaccattgaaagtgatgctgtttgggggtggattccagcatcacagcggctgccgggggggggggggggctctcagattttgcaccaggctccattttcccagaggggagggcagaaggaactgctggctgccggctgggagcccagctggtgggggggtggtcaggggagtctgccatccccagcctctgagagctgcttttataagcactaggccaggggcggggcttggggaggcatggccatgccctagaggcaggtgggggtgtggccccacccccgaacccccccataaaaaaatctatacctacgtccctgggagaggcggtccctcaggtaaacaggtccaaggccgtgaatggccttaaaggccaagactaacactttgaacatgacccagtACTCAATTGGCAGTCAGTGCAGATGGTACAGGACTAGAGTAATCCAGTCAGAAACCTTCCTGCCCAAAAGGCCCATCTGGCCCTGCTCACTTTTTAACATTTGGAGGGCACCAGGACAGGTATTGGTGGGTGACAGTTTGAATACCCCCACTGTAGATAAAGGCCAAAGGCAAAGTTAGGGGATACAGATCAAACTGGAAGCAAGGGTTGTACCATATGCTTATTACTTAAGAATTAAACACTTCAGTGAATTTGTGAGGTCTTTACTCTCATAATCAGAAGATTTGAGATTCAAAATTATTATATTCctctcccaccagcccctgctttTTAAATGTATCTTATTGTAATCTGTGGCCATGTGTTATGGAGAGTGCCCTGGAAGCTGATTTGGCAGTAATGACAGACCAGAAGGCTGAATTAACCCATCAAAcatcccgcctcttccccgaCCATATTTACTAGTAATGCGCATTTAACCGCCAACAACAAGGTACGCCTCTTTCCGAACCAAAGTCAACCAACACGCGCTCAAATCtttcacagaaggaaaaaaagaggcgGCCCTTGGTGAGAAGCCGGCGACCCGGCCTTCCACCGAACTTTCGAATTCTATTGGCTAACGCTACAGTCCGTAAGCCAATGGCGATAGCCAAGAACGGGTAAGCCCAACCCAGTACATGCCTTCGGTCGGCAGTCCGCCTTTGAACTGGAAGAAAGTGCCAGTTTTGTACCTAGTCATTGGCTGCAACGGCCGTCACTCCCTTGACGCCTTAACCCGACTTAGTGATTGGTCCCGCCTAGGCGCGAAATGTAACGCGGGAAAGTCTAGGATTCGGTGGAGTTGGGGCGGCTGCTGCTTATCGTCTTTAGCCGCAGCTGCTGGCAGACTGGGAGTTAGTGTGCGGCTGTCCGCCGGCCTGTGACCCTGCAAAAGCTCTTTGCAGCTTCCCTGTAATGCAAGCCTGAGGCGTCCCTGCCGGACAACAGGAAGAGTCGGGAACGGCAGAACCAGGTCGGCTTGGAGAAGGGGGGAGAGTTCTGGCGCAGGATGTCTGATCCGCCGGGCCCTGCGCCGGTGATCTTGTTCTCAGGGAACTCGCCGAAGCGCGTCTTGGTCTCTGTCATCAAAACCACACCTGTCAAGCCGCCCCGCGGAGGCGGCGAGGAGCTCGCTcgagccccgccgccgccgcccatcCCCACCAGCCCGGGCTTCAGCGACTTCATGGTGTATCCGTGGCGCTGGGGAGAGAACGCGCACAACGTCACTCTCAGCCCTCCGCCGGCGACGAATCAGTCGCTCCACGATGCAGGCGAAGGGAACGGTCGCGGGGTCCGAGACGTCGGTGGCCGCTCCGGCGCAGATGACGAGGATGCGGGCAGCCCGGACAGCGGCATCGGGAGCAGCGGGCATTCAAGGGTGAGCGCCTTTGGGAAAAGCCTGTGAGAGAGGATGGTTTGGTGACCAGTggatggggggaagggcaggagagtTTCTGAGGGGGCGCGCGTGGCCGGCGACCGTTGAGGAACCGCTCCTTTTAAAGGGTCCTGGGGCTTTCGAACACTGCCTCCCCCCACGCTTCATTCCTCGAACCGCCTGAGGCTTCTAGTTAAGTCATTTCCGCGAGTGATTCACTCTCTTAATGACGACACCTCCGCGCGCCAAAACATGCTTTCTAATTTTTTCTGGCTTGAGCGCGCGCGAGCGAGCGATCGCACCATTAGCCGTAGAATGGGCGCGCGAATATACAGGTAGTGCCCACGCGCGCGTTGTTCTTTTTACTACCCCGCCCTCTTTCGTTTAGTTGCTCGTGCGCCAGTCTTTGTAAACGGTGAACGCTGTAGCTCTGAGGTTCCCGTTGCGTTAAGGAATACGttggcagtctctctctctcttttccacccccaccGCCCCATTACAACTTGCAAGACAGGAAAGCCGAAAATTGGCAGAACAGGAAGCTTCACTTTTTGGAACTATGTTGACGGCCAAGAGCTAAGGTGGCATCTAGTTCAGTGTTTGTAATGCTACAAAGAGCCTAGTAGTTCTCTGTATGTGTCACAAATAAACTTCAAAAATTGTGCATTGTCATTGAAAACTGGAAATTTGGAGTCATGCTTAGTTATTGTCCAGAAATGTACCCAGGGCACCCACCAGacactgttttttccccatctctGAAGTGCCCCAAATTCAGCATTGTTGTGGCTGCTCGTCTTCATTTCTGCTCATTCATCATTAATGGGGGATGGAGTCTGGTCCTTTATCCTTGTGTGGGCCCAGCTGGTATCTGGCTGTGCCTCCCTAGGTGCTATCTGTTTGTTGTTCTTCACCCTGGTTCCTGTTTAGTTCCACTATATGCATGCTTGTAATGCCCATTGTGAACTTGTCTGCATCTAAGTTTCTCTGGACCTTGTTTTTCCAAAGTATGAAAGCTTACAGCTTTTCTGCCATGGCAGTTGTTAGATAAATACCTGTACTTGATTGTGTGTATTAATTTACTAGGATGGGATAAGAAGAGGCCGACCAAGAGCAGACACTGTCCGAGATCTAATAAGTGAGGGAGAGCATTCTTCTAGCAGAATTCGCTGTAATGTCTGCAACAGAGTCTTCCCAAGAGAGAAATCTTTACAGGCACATAAAAGAACCCATACAGGTAAATGGGAGTGTTCTGTTTCTTTAGGTAGATGAAGATTTTCTTAGCGCTAGGATTCTGTGCTTTCATGGGATACCTTGGTGGAAGACTGCAATAAGTTATTTTGAAGTTCTCTTTTGTTGCCAGTGTTCCAGGGTTATAAGTTATTTTGAAGTTCTCTTTTGTTGCCAGTGTTCCAGGGTTATAAGTTATTTTGAAGTTCTCTTTTGTTGCCAATGCTCCAGAGTTAAATGCTTCTAAAAGACAATGTTTTTGCTATGAGAAACATGCTTAAGCAGCAGAGGaacaaaagtgcaaaaaaaaaacctgagcaaAGACACCTTACTTGTTCATTGTAATAATGACTGACTTAAAAACCCATTCTTAGTTTAGCAGATAAATATGTGCTTAACCAGATTCTTTCTGTGGAATCATGGCTCCTAATTTTTCTTGCACTGTAATCAGTTGAATTGGACTACTTTAAATAAGTCGACTTTACCAGTAATCTTTGACTGTCTTTGTTGCAAAATGTGACTTCCCTCCATTCCTAGCCTCCCCTTTCTCCTGAAAACACTGTTCCTAATGGTTAGGAGACCCAATGGGAATAACAAAGGTAACAGGGTActgcaggaagaaaaatgggacaCACTTTACTTTTTGTTTCACGTTTACAGTTTTGGATCCAAGCCACATTTGGTACTTCTAATTTGTTGGATTTCTTTATTGAGCATCCTTTCATAGTAAATTAAACCTAAagatggatccagccaactttttcattCAGTTCACTCCCaattccacatggtttttgtACATAAAGGTACCATTATCCCCAACATATCTTTCTGGCCAAAGGAGACTCATCCAGCCATTTTCAGTAGCAAAATTTGAGAATAACGTAACAATACTGGTAACGATGGGACAGCTCCAGAATGAGCTTTAGATGGCTTAATTTCTGCACAGGGATGCCTTGCATAACTTCAAAGGGAGAATAACTATTCACCTTCTTTTTCCAGGTGAAAGGCCTTATTTGTGTGACTACCCTGAGTGTGGGAAAGCTTTTGTTCAGAGTGGGCAACTTAAAACGCATCAACGCCTCCATACAGGAGAAAAACCTTTTGTCTGTTCAGAAAATGGTGAGCTTTTTTCCTCATAGAAAGTGCTATGAAAACAGTctgaggtatatatatatatttaacaagGTGATGGCTTGAAAGGAGGTATATATGGCTGGTTTAACAACAGAGCCAAAGAAAAGCTGAAGTCttactgtattgtcgaatgctttcacggccggcttcaactggttgtggtgggttttccgagctgtgtggccgtagtctggtggatcttgttcctaatgtttggcctgcatctgtggctggtatcttcagaggtgtatcacagaaggatgatccaccagaccacggccacacagcccggaaaacacaccaaaACCAGCTGAAGtcttactgttttcactgctcagttCCTATGCTTAATTTTTCTGTTGAAGTTAGTGGAGCAGAACTTGCTGGAATATTCACCAAGTTTTCAAAAGCAGAAGTATGTGTTttgaaaaatgttaattttatatccttttaacctaggccgtttccgcacggcccattaacgacggcctgggggcgctaaaaatgccgcccccaggccgccgttcgcacaggcgccgctgctgcaacgcagcagcggcgacctgactccgcttccctcccccccgggcggcctcaggccgccctaaacaacaaccctttaaaggtgcttaaacaacaacacctttaaagggttgttgttgagaagcGTCTTCTTCCGGCAGCCTTGGTCGCTAACCGCGAACCGGAAGATGTTGCCCCTTCTGCGCCAGCCACGGTGTCCTGCATTAAATTAAGCCTGCAGAGTTCGCCAGCCATTCgtcccctccaacctccaggggtcggagggcagcgtatgggctaATTTCGCCCAGCAGGCGACACGACGGCGACACCGGAGTGGGGCTTAGAAGGAGAAGAGGCGTCTGCCCGTCGGCCTCGCCGCAAGCATGCGGTCGGAAGCTTCAACACTtcacgccagaactcttggcggcgtgggggcgcatcctggccgtgcggaaacggccctacagTAGTGAAACCTCACTGGAATCCGTTGATTTAGGCAACTGAGAAGAGAGATACTTGAAAGGAATGCTCCAGAGTAGTTACAGATCCTTGGTGGATCCTTTTTTATAGAGTAGTTGCAGATCATTGGTGGATTCTTGGCACAGTTCAGTTCTGGGTGTAGACAAAGAATGCATAATTTTCTGAGTAAGGCAGATAATTGGATGGAGTAGAACAGTTTTGCAAGGAACAATTAGAAATTGGAGACCAGGGGAGGTTTGGTGGGATGGGGGCTACTATACATGGAATACCATTATTCTTAACAAATTATGTGTAAACAGTGTTTAAGAGTAAACATATGCTAGAAGCCCTGAAAACTTGTTTAATCCTGAGTAAGGAAAATCCTTTTTCTACATGTTCAGAAGTACTATTTCTTATACTCCAGAACTCAGTcttaataatgaaaaatattttggggggtCTTGAGTGAGCCCTGGTAGAAATGAAACCCAAAACAGGGCATCATCTTCTCTTTGGTTTTGGCTCTTTCTGCAAATGTATACATGTCTTCTTTCCTGAGGAACAGGTATGGGAGAGGGGATATGTGGCTTGAAAAAAATGGTAAGGGGAGTACATAAGCAATAGGTTGATGACCAGTGAGAGTGTGACTAAAGGAAACTCCAGTGCAGCCTAGGTTAATTGAAATGGTGGGTTGGTTTGTGAATATACAAGGGATATTTTAAGATGCTATTGATTACTGAATCGTCAATTGGTGGCCAAATTGTGTAATTTCATTGTAATGTTGGTTTCCACACCCACTAGTCTTTTATTTATAGgactaaatataaaaatattaaatgtgaTAGTGCATATATAATACCTTTATCTTGGTGCtgagtggatttttttcttttaataaggaTGTGTAAGCAGATTTACACATGCAAACCGACACTGTCCCAAGCATCCGTATGCAAGACTGAGGCGAGAGGAACCTACGAACAGCctgaataaaaaacaaacagcagctaATAAAGCTGTGGCTGAATGGCTGGCAAAGTAAGTTGATTGGTTTTATACTCATTGCTCCTTCTGAGTGGTCTTTCCTTAGCTTATTAAATAGAAAATCTTTACAAGAAGCTAACTGAACATAATTTTGCCATGACAGTGTTTAATGTTAAATTTCATCCTTATATAGATACTGGGAGACAAGAGAGCAGCGCACTCCTACATTGAGAAGCAAAACTACACATAAGCCTGATCAGGAGCAGCAAGATCCCATGGAGTATCTTCAGtctgatgaagatgatgatgaggaaaaGAGTATTACCCATACAGCTGCCTGTAGCCGCCTTCAGGAACAGCGTGAACGCTTGCATGGGGCACTAGCACTCATTGAGCTTGCAAACCTGGATGGAGCTCCACTGCGACAGTAGTAGAAAAACTGAACCTGCTGATAAATGTACTGTGTTTTGGTACCTAAACCAGTTAGCTCCTCAGCATAAGCTAAGCACCTTATTCGCTTTCATAGGCTGCTATTTTGTAGAATTTATGAAGAATGTTGTTGCCCCAAGAAAAATGGGGTAAGAGAATTGCACTTTTTTTGTAAGGAAAAGTCAGACATAaagctttttaaagtattttgtaaATAGACTGCGTAATGCAGGGTGAAAAATTCATGAGATAGAATGCTAGGTTTGCAAGGATAGGGCTGTGCTGCTATTCACAAGTACATGGAAGTCAGCCACTGTGCAATCAGGGGGACTTTCCTCCatgtaaaagtgtttaaaatagATGCCAGTCTTTCTTGGATGCAGTCCTCACAGGAAGCACTTTCTGAACTTAACACTTTAGAATAATGGTACACATCTATTGAAGTTGGATGTAAGTAGGGACCTTGATTTTGAAACGTCCATATTTTACTTAGCATTACTGACAAGGGTCCTAGAACAGTTGTCTTAACCTTGTAGTAGCACTGAAGAACCGGGTGCTGTGTTGTTCAGGATCTTTACTGTGACTGCTGACACTGAGGCACTGGTGTGGACTGAGATCTTGGCAGTCTCTTGGTTGAGTAGCGCTTGTTCCTTTTGCACATTGTTGGACTTGCCTATAACTTTGTGATGTAATCTTGCAAATTCTAGGCATCGTGGTAACATCACATAGggtgtggaattttttttcagacttcAGAGACCCTGTAACAATGGCATTTGTGTTTTGTTAATAGGGATATTTGCAGGATAGTGTCGGTTTATAGTAAAATATTTTATAAGATTTATTAGCAAACACTAAAAGTACTGCTTCAAAACTTCCTTGCAGATCTTTTCCTTGCGTAACGCCACCTTATTGCTTTATTTCATAATTACATGCCAAGTTTGTGTTCACTAACTGTAGTACAGTTACTGATAAAGTTGCAAAAAGTATTGGCTATACAGCTAGAAATATAGGCTTCCAGCAGTAGTTGAAGTGTTAAATGTGTGGCGTAgtagttttttttccaaataaaaatatgATGACTGCTTAGTGCTTTTTGagcactgaaaataaaataaagttttagcAGGATGCCTTATTGTAGTGATTTTAAACAAATTATCATATGTCAGATTTCTATCTTGATAGATTGTTCTTGTGTGGACAAAATGAGTAGAGGTGCGTAGTAGACAAAAAATTCAAATACTTGCTATTTTAGGAGGCGGGAAAGGGGGCCACTAGCATAAGTGTTTGAAGTGTCAGGTTCATGACCAGCTAACCTTCCAGTTCTGTTATTCAGACTGATAGTGGGTTCAGCATGCctcataataaaaataattatgaacAACAGATTTGCAATATGAAAGTACAGATTACTTTTCTTAGCTGTTGATATATTGTTAGAATTGTGTATGCGTAAGGAAATGGCAGACAGGGAAGACCTTGAATGTTAGTGGAATTGAATCCATGTAGCATTGTCACTTGGCTTCCTCACTTCTGTGTGGCACCTCTATATCATTAAAACAAAGCACTTCAATTTGCGCTTCTGGTTACATATAAACTTAAAATTATTATTAGAAAATAGACTAAGAGTCTTCAAGCATCAACTTTGATGCCCTTCCTGGAGCTGACTTAGCTGGGAAAGACATTTGCACTTCACATAATTGAATTCATATCCTTGTAGAAAAACGTGCTAACTTATCACCAGTTATGCAAATAGGCCCCAGTTTTTTAACAGAATGCACAAATTTCTTACCCTTATCAATATCAAATAGTTACCCCGAGTGCATATTGAAAACATGTAGTTAATCAAATTGTTAAATTCTGCCTATTTGTGGGCAAGGTCAAGCTGCTTAACCAATTGTGTATAAAATACATCTTTGGAAAATCTTCAAGCAAAATAAGTTACATTTGTGGCTTAAAAAatcttggctttaaaaaaggGTAGTTCAAGAACTGTTTTCTTCATATGATTAAGCTGTAGTTTAAAGCATGATTTGAAATGCTGTAATTTGAATAAGGTTTGAATAAAAAGTTGTCTGAACTTTTTGTCTTTGTGATATTAACATTCATGACTCAGCAATAATCAGAAGTTTACAGGAGCCTTGATGTATGCCCAGTGGTCTTGTGTTTATGCACTGAGTACTTCAAGGTAAAGCTCTCTTCAGTGCAGAAGATAATGGGAAACCGTTTACGTACGTCAAAGCTCTTGACAATTCAGTGTTCAAAAATGAAAGCACCGCTCCCTTAGTTCTGATATCATGCCAAATCATGATCTTCAGTTATAGAGCTTACAGTGAATTCTTTGGACTTATAGTAAACATCTTAGCAGTGCAGTCTTTAGAATTATTCCACCCTAAGCCCAATAATTTCAATTGGCTTAAATTGGAATAACTGCATTAGAGTGTGCTGTAAGAGATATTTCTTCTCAGAAGGCATAATTAGCTTGCCTAATTGCCAGCACACCATCTTTGAGTTATGCGTCAGAGGGAAATTCTTTTCTGCCCTATTCATCATTTTTATCAGACACTTTTATTTGATGATCAGTGATAACTAAAATAGCAACAAGTTCTTTATCTGTTTCCTCATTGAAGGGGTACTTCAGTCCCTCTTTTAATGGACTTTAGCTGGTCTTTTTCCTATTTGGATACCACTTCGAGAAGTAGCAACCAGAACTATAGTAACATTCTAAATTTGTATAGCAATATTAAGATACGGGCTGACTTGTTTTAAATTGCCTATTCTAATTTCTAAGACAAATTGCCTCTTTCAAAGTTGCAGTAAGCTAATAGTTTTGCTAAACTTTCTAAAACGCCAACTTGTTTGTGGTAGCAACAGCCAAGTCAGACTTGCATGAGCATGCATTTATAAAGAGGATCTTTGCTTTTTGAATTTCATCGCCCACATTGCTTTCTAATCAAGAAGTATGGAGTGCCCGTGCTGGAGTCTTCACTAAGTATCTCTTCGAACTCAACTAGTAATCCTGTGCAGATATATTGTGTTGAACCTTGCAAGTTTGTGTATTGGTAGCAATTAAATAGCTACCACGCTCCAAAAAGAACAACAGCCAAGTTTCCTGTATTCCCAGAGCCTAGCATACAGGTCCATGCTAGGAAAATGTGTGTAAATGGCTACTGTAACTTTGTAAGTATTCA
The DNA window shown above is from Sphaerodactylus townsendi isolate TG3544 linkage group LG07, MPM_Stown_v2.3, whole genome shotgun sequence and carries:
- the ZNF367 gene encoding zinc finger protein 367, yielding MSDPPGPAPVILFSGNSPKRVLVSVIKTTPVKPPRGGGEELARAPPPPPIPTSPGFSDFMVYPWRWGENAHNVTLSPPPATNQSLHDAGEGNGRGVRDVGGRSGADDEDAGSPDSGIGSSGHSRDGIRRGRPRADTVRDLISEGEHSSSRIRCNVCNRVFPREKSLQAHKRTHTGERPYLCDYPECGKAFVQSGQLKTHQRLHTGEKPFVCSENGCVSRFTHANRHCPKHPYARLRREEPTNSLNKKQTAANKAVAEWLAKYWETREQRTPTLRSKTTHKPDQEQQDPMEYLQSDEDDDEEKSITHTAACSRLQEQRERLHGALALIELANLDGAPLRQ